The following are from one region of the Corynebacterium hindlerae genome:
- a CDS encoding succinic semialdehyde dehydrogenase, which yields MIRKHTREETHAAFTTARQALQHRPTTSQLCAIFLRYHDLILREQTSLLDVIQRETGKARSHAFDEVLDVAITSRHYAKIARKLLKEQRVKGALPPLTTTKVQREPHGVVGVIAPWNYPLSLAVSDAIPALLAGNAVVLKPDLKTSETALLAAELLYQAGLPRDLFQVITGTGSEVGQAIARECDFLMFTGSTATGRKLGAIAGERLIGYSAELGGKNPMIVDRTANPTAAADIAVQACFANSGQLCISVERIYLHQDIAEEFTEKFIQKTQQLSVGTGGWEYDMGSLISVEHANKVHEFVKNAVEQGANVLTGGQPPQGAVYQPTILVNVPTTARLTREEVFGPVVYLEIVADETEAVTKANDTEYGLNASVVGKPAIARRIARHLHAGTVNINEGYTAAWGSVAAPMGGWKASGLGRRHGTEGLLKYTQTRTVAQQRILPLAGPKNLKRDDYARYMSTALRLGKWLL from the coding sequence ATGATCAGGAAGCACACTCGCGAAGAAACCCATGCTGCATTCACCACAGCGCGCCAGGCTCTGCAACATCGACCTACCACAAGTCAGCTCTGTGCGATTTTTCTGCGCTACCACGACCTCATCTTGCGGGAGCAAACCAGTCTCTTAGATGTGATCCAACGGGAAACAGGGAAAGCTCGCAGTCATGCCTTTGATGAAGTGCTCGATGTCGCGATCACCTCACGTCACTACGCAAAAATCGCGAGGAAACTGCTAAAAGAACAGCGGGTTAAAGGCGCCCTGCCACCGCTCACCACCACGAAAGTACAGCGAGAGCCTCACGGAGTGGTGGGTGTTATCGCGCCGTGGAACTATCCACTCTCACTCGCGGTATCCGATGCTATCCCCGCCCTGCTTGCAGGCAACGCGGTGGTACTTAAACCAGACCTAAAAACCTCCGAAACGGCACTGCTTGCCGCCGAACTCTTGTACCAAGCAGGGCTACCTCGAGATCTATTCCAGGTCATCACCGGAACCGGTAGCGAGGTAGGACAAGCTATTGCCCGGGAATGCGACTTTTTGATGTTCACCGGTTCCACCGCCACTGGCCGGAAACTCGGGGCAATCGCGGGAGAACGCCTTATCGGATATTCAGCGGAATTAGGTGGCAAAAACCCAATGATCGTCGACCGTACTGCTAACCCAACCGCAGCTGCTGATATTGCTGTGCAGGCGTGTTTCGCCAATTCCGGTCAACTATGCATTTCAGTGGAGCGGATCTATCTCCACCAAGACATCGCCGAAGAATTCACGGAGAAGTTCATCCAAAAGACCCAGCAGTTGTCCGTGGGTACCGGTGGGTGGGAATACGACATGGGGTCACTCATCAGCGTCGAACATGCCAACAAAGTGCATGAATTCGTGAAAAACGCTGTAGAGCAAGGAGCCAATGTGCTTACCGGAGGTCAGCCACCACAAGGTGCGGTGTACCAACCAACCATCCTGGTCAATGTTCCAACAACGGCTCGACTCACCCGCGAAGAAGTTTTCGGGCCCGTGGTCTATCTGGAAATCGTGGCAGATGAAACCGAGGCTGTGACCAAGGCAAACGATACGGAATATGGCCTTAATGCATCTGTCGTCGGTAAGCCGGCGATAGCGCGACGCATTGCCCGCCACCTCCACGCTGGAACTGTCAATATCAACGAAGGGTACACAGCCGCCTGGGGTTCCGTAGCCGCGCCGATGGGAGGCTGGAAAGCCTCAGGACTGGGCAGACGGCATGGCACCGAAGGCCTGTTGAAGTACACCCAAACCCGGACCGTCGCTCAGCAGCGCATATTGCCATTGGCAGGCCCGAAAAACCTGAAGAGGGACGATTATGCGAGGTACATGAGCACGGCACTAAGACTAGGAAAATGGCTGTTATAA
- a CDS encoding helix-turn-helix transcriptional regulator: protein MTNPTTRALTLLGHLESRTYWSGPELARQLGVTPRTLRRDIDRLRSLGYVVEAESGSGGGYMLGRGQILPPLLLDDEQALIVGLSLMRTASSSDNEQAETALRALATIEGFLPAELKHRLAALKTTTASAKGPPLKTDVLLPCADAIRRNLRISFPYTDRYGKHTDRRVEPHRLVARDKLWILLAFDVDKQDWRTFRIDRMGAPEIGTWQFSPRTDVTEALARLAKPVPITAWKHQVHVHIHAPVDKVRQKLPQFASYLKELDHTNTEFVTGADDPNEAAHWLTTIPFEFTILSDDAVKQAIKDLAKRLDNAAN from the coding sequence ATGACAAATCCAACTACACGAGCACTCACTCTTTTAGGACATCTTGAATCGCGAACCTACTGGTCAGGGCCTGAATTAGCCCGACAGCTCGGGGTTACCCCGCGCACGTTGCGGCGCGATATTGATAGGTTGCGCAGCCTCGGCTACGTGGTGGAGGCGGAATCTGGGTCTGGTGGTGGCTACATGCTGGGTCGAGGACAGATACTGCCACCGCTGCTGCTTGACGACGAGCAAGCGTTGATCGTCGGGCTTTCGCTTATGCGGACAGCTAGCTCCAGCGATAACGAACAAGCAGAAACCGCACTGCGCGCCCTGGCAACCATTGAAGGATTTCTTCCTGCTGAGCTCAAGCACCGGCTGGCAGCACTCAAGACCACCACCGCTTCGGCGAAAGGGCCACCGTTGAAAACGGATGTCTTACTTCCCTGCGCCGATGCCATTCGTCGGAACCTTCGGATTTCTTTCCCCTACACCGATCGTTATGGAAAGCACACAGATCGCCGAGTGGAACCCCATAGGCTCGTGGCCAGAGACAAATTATGGATTCTGTTGGCCTTCGATGTAGATAAACAAGACTGGCGCACATTCCGGATCGACAGGATGGGCGCCCCAGAAATCGGAACCTGGCAGTTTTCACCTCGTACGGATGTCACAGAAGCACTGGCACGCCTGGCGAAACCAGTGCCAATCACCGCATGGAAACACCAAGTTCACGTGCACATACATGCTCCGGTAGACAAGGTCAGGCAAAAGCTTCCGCAGTTTGCTAGTTACCTTAAGGAACTAGACCACACCAATACTGAATTTGTTACCGGGGCTGACGATCCGAATGAAGCGGCGCACTGGTTGACGACAATTCCTTTCGAATTCACCATATTGAGCGACGACGCCGTCAAACAGGCAATCAAGGATTTAGCGAAGAGGTTAGACAATGCGGCAAACTAA
- a CDS encoding mycothiol transferase, translated as MPFLTPQADGELDVLKTYILQQFAQIRSTAHGLTNDQAHSTPTASSLNISGLLLHTAQVGLFWTSAVLAAPNRLPLDSAEAEDRSTETLSADGRLLSDILEHFDQSVQEIKHKLESITDLNVLVPTPESPWIPENITHWEARWCLQHVIAELARHAGHADIIRETIDGKGSYELNALADASS; from the coding sequence ATGCCTTTCCTCACCCCGCAGGCCGATGGTGAACTCGACGTTCTCAAGACTTACATCCTGCAGCAATTCGCCCAGATTCGGTCCACTGCCCACGGCCTCACTAACGACCAAGCACACAGCACTCCGACAGCCTCGTCACTCAATATCAGTGGCCTGCTGCTCCACACCGCTCAGGTTGGGCTGTTTTGGACGTCAGCCGTACTGGCGGCACCTAACCGGTTGCCATTGGACTCCGCCGAAGCTGAAGACCGTTCAACGGAAACACTAAGCGCTGATGGCCGGTTGCTGTCAGACATTTTGGAGCATTTCGATCAATCGGTGCAGGAAATTAAGCACAAACTGGAAAGCATCACCGATCTAAATGTGTTGGTGCCCACGCCGGAATCACCGTGGATTCCTGAGAACATCACGCATTGGGAGGCACGCTGGTGCCTGCAGCATGTCATCGCCGAGCTCGCCCGTCACGCCGGGCACGCCGACATCATCCGTGAAACCATCGATGGCAAGGGTTCCTATGAGCTCAATGCTCTCGCAGACGCGTCGAGTTAG
- the leuS gene encoding leucine--tRNA ligase yields the protein MTNPSEATPNFRYGAPLAADIERKWQSFWDDNGTFNAPNPVGALATEGKLPENKLFVQDMFPFPSGAGLHVGHPLGYIATDVFARFNRMQGKNVLHTLGYDAFGLPAEQYAIQTGTHPRIKTQESIDNMERQLGRLGLGHDKRRSVATTDTEYYKWTQWIFLQIFNAWFDEEQQKARPIAELISELESGARQTKDGRDYNELTKVEKAEAIDEFRLVYRSRSMVNWCPGLGTVLANEEVTADGKSERGNFPVFRKQLSQWMMRITAYSDRLIDDLEYLDWPEKVKSMQRNWIGRSRGAEVDFLSPAGPLTVFTTRPDTLFGATYMVLAPEHELVDALTAPTYADDVDPRWTNGAATPAEAVAAYRAAIAAKSDLERQENKQKTGVFLGTYAVNPVTGGEVPIFIADYVLTGYGTGAIMSVPAHDTRDYEFAKVFGLPIVEVVKGGNIEVEAFTESGEAVNSANDSLDINGLGKTEAIAATIEWLTAEGKGTEKIQYKLRDWLFARQRYWGEPFPVVYDAEGIAHALPESMLPIELPEVADYKPVAFDPEDADSEPQPPLAKATEWVNVELDLGDGLQTYTRDTNVMPQWAGSSWYQLRYIDPVNDEKFCDLENERYWTGPQFDGDCGGVDLYVGGVEHAVLHLLYSRFWHKVLFDLGHVTSFEPYRRLYNQGYIQAFAYTDSRGVYVPAAEVEEKDGKFFYQGEEVTQEYGKMGKSLKNSVSPDEICDNYGADTLRVYEMAMGPLDTSRPWATKDVIGAHRFLQRLWRLAVSEDDGSLIVSDAALNTDDLKALHRTVAGVTEDYQELRLNTVVAKLIEYVNYLTKAYNGGAPRAAIEPLVIMLAPIAPHIAEELWSRLGNTGSLTYVDFPGFDEKYLVDDEIELPVQVNGKVRGRIMVATDASQDAVVAAALEAVASHVADKTVVKQIVVPGRMVNLVVK from the coding sequence ATGACAAATCCGAGCGAAGCAACCCCTAATTTCCGCTACGGCGCCCCGTTGGCGGCCGATATTGAGCGTAAATGGCAGTCCTTCTGGGACGATAATGGCACCTTTAATGCGCCGAACCCAGTTGGTGCGTTGGCTACTGAGGGGAAACTCCCGGAAAATAAGCTCTTCGTGCAAGACATGTTCCCGTTCCCTTCTGGTGCTGGCCTGCACGTTGGTCACCCGTTGGGGTACATTGCCACGGACGTGTTCGCACGTTTTAACCGGATGCAGGGTAAGAATGTGCTGCATACGCTGGGTTACGATGCGTTCGGTTTGCCGGCAGAGCAGTATGCGATCCAAACGGGTACGCATCCGCGCATCAAGACGCAGGAGTCCATCGACAATATGGAACGTCAGCTCGGTCGGCTGGGACTGGGGCATGACAAGCGTCGCTCCGTTGCCACCACCGATACGGAATATTACAAGTGGACGCAGTGGATTTTCCTGCAGATCTTCAATGCCTGGTTTGATGAGGAGCAGCAGAAGGCACGTCCAATTGCTGAGCTGATCTCGGAGCTGGAGTCCGGCGCTCGCCAGACGAAGGACGGTCGTGATTATAACGAGCTCACCAAGGTGGAAAAGGCCGAAGCGATTGATGAGTTCCGTCTTGTGTACCGTTCGCGTTCCATGGTGAACTGGTGCCCTGGTTTGGGTACTGTGCTGGCGAACGAGGAAGTCACCGCGGATGGCAAGTCGGAGCGCGGTAACTTCCCGGTATTCCGGAAGCAGTTGTCCCAATGGATGATGCGCATCACCGCCTACTCTGACCGTCTCATTGACGACCTGGAGTACCTGGATTGGCCAGAAAAGGTCAAGTCGATGCAGCGGAACTGGATTGGTCGCTCCCGGGGCGCTGAGGTTGATTTCCTCTCCCCTGCTGGGCCGCTCACGGTGTTCACCACCCGCCCAGACACGCTGTTCGGTGCGACGTACATGGTGCTCGCCCCAGAGCACGAGCTTGTCGACGCCTTGACTGCCCCTACTTATGCCGACGACGTAGATCCTCGTTGGACCAATGGTGCTGCCACTCCAGCGGAGGCAGTGGCCGCTTACCGTGCTGCTATCGCAGCGAAGTCTGATCTGGAGCGCCAGGAAAATAAGCAAAAGACCGGTGTTTTCCTGGGCACCTATGCGGTGAACCCCGTGACTGGTGGTGAAGTCCCTATCTTCATCGCCGACTACGTGCTGACGGGGTACGGTACGGGTGCGATTATGTCGGTCCCAGCCCATGACACCCGCGACTATGAGTTCGCTAAAGTATTTGGACTGCCAATCGTTGAGGTGGTCAAGGGTGGAAACATCGAGGTAGAAGCGTTTACCGAGTCTGGTGAAGCAGTCAACTCGGCCAATGATTCTCTTGACATCAATGGATTGGGCAAGACGGAAGCGATCGCTGCCACTATCGAGTGGTTGACCGCTGAAGGTAAGGGCACGGAGAAAATTCAGTACAAGCTGCGGGACTGGTTGTTCGCTCGCCAGCGTTACTGGGGTGAGCCATTCCCCGTTGTGTATGACGCTGAGGGCATTGCACATGCACTGCCAGAGTCGATGCTTCCTATTGAGCTTCCTGAGGTTGCGGACTATAAGCCGGTGGCCTTTGACCCGGAGGATGCTGACTCTGAGCCACAGCCACCGTTGGCTAAGGCAACTGAGTGGGTGAATGTTGAACTCGATCTGGGTGATGGTCTGCAGACTTACACCCGAGACACCAACGTCATGCCGCAGTGGGCTGGTTCTTCCTGGTACCAGCTGCGCTACATTGACCCTGTCAACGACGAGAAGTTCTGCGATCTGGAGAATGAACGTTACTGGACAGGCCCGCAGTTTGATGGCGACTGTGGTGGCGTTGACCTCTACGTTGGTGGTGTGGAGCATGCCGTGCTGCACCTGCTCTATTCTCGTTTCTGGCACAAGGTACTGTTCGATCTTGGACATGTCACTTCTTTCGAGCCTTACCGACGCCTTTACAATCAGGGCTACATTCAGGCCTTTGCCTACACCGACTCTCGTGGTGTGTATGTTCCAGCTGCTGAGGTAGAAGAAAAGGATGGCAAGTTCTTCTACCAGGGCGAAGAAGTCACGCAGGAATACGGCAAGATGGGTAAGTCCCTGAAGAACTCCGTTTCTCCTGACGAGATCTGTGACAACTACGGCGCCGATACTTTGCGTGTCTACGAAATGGCAATGGGGCCGTTGGATACCTCTCGCCCGTGGGCCACCAAGGACGTTATTGGTGCGCACCGCTTCTTGCAGCGCTTGTGGCGTCTGGCCGTTTCCGAGGACGATGGCTCGCTGATTGTTTCGGATGCAGCGTTGAACACTGATGACCTCAAGGCACTTCACCGCACAGTTGCGGGCGTGACGGAGGACTACCAGGAGCTGCGCCTGAATACTGTGGTGGCGAAGCTGATCGAATACGTCAACTACCTCACCAAGGCCTATAACGGTGGCGCGCCACGCGCTGCAATTGAGCCACTGGTCATCATGCTCGCCCCAATTGCACCGCATATTGCGGAGGAGCTGTGGTCCCGGTTGGGTAATACCGGTTCCCTCACCTACGTGGACTTCCCTGGTTTTGATGAGAAGTACCTGGTGGATGATGAAATCGAGTTGCCAGTACAGGTCAACGGCAAGGTTCGTGGCCGCATTATGGTCGCCACCGATGCGTCGCAGGATGCTGTGGTCGCAGCAGCCCTTGAAGCAGTTGCCTCGCATGTTGCGGATAAGACCGTGGTCAAGCAGATTGTGGTGCCCGGTCGCATGGTGAATCTGGTGGTGAAGTAA
- a CDS encoding indolepyruvate ferredoxin oxidoreductase family protein has protein sequence MTTVIEPTKMTLEDRYTKEEGTVLLGGIQALSRMVRDRAALDRRLGLKTASFISGYEGSPLAGYDLELAGKAKKFLQPYDVIHQPALNEELGATAVMGSQIAQVAKPLDGVVGYWYGKAPGLDRASDALRHANMIGTSTTGGAVAIVGDDPGAKSSTVPCASEMELADLYMPILYPADSQDILDLGIHAALMSRTSGLWTSLKISAHVADGSSTAYVHPDRIQPILDDSPHVPSGHLLGKTLMDLEESQLTIRLPRATEYARANRLNQIRVRTGDDRIGIVAAGKTYLDVCSALQRFGLTEHDLNRLGIRLLKLGMVYPMERETLYNFIEGLDEVIVVEEKRDFIETMIREILYDYPHTPVIRGKSNEDGSTLFSRFGELDIDSVTQGLAYRLGKVHGVEAAQRWLEKQRPKPTRIQLPLAQRTPYFCSGCPHNSSTKVAEDSLVGAGIGCHAMVLLQPEAQVGNVIGVTQMGGEGAQWIGMAPFVKEKHFVQNLGDGTFDHSGSLAVRAAVAAGVNITYKLLFNGTVAMTGGQDPVGGKSLAETLRVLQAEKVARIVVTTDDVRTTRKQVPAGVEVRHRNQLIDVQKELAQVPGVTVLVHDQHCAAEKRRKRKRGEFPTPKQRVVINERICEGCGDCGDKSNCLSVHPVDTEFGRKTRIDQSTCNLDFSCIEGDCPSFMTVSIPDAGERKQGLNTVKKFSAPDLEAAELPEPVRQVDLAATPSFGMRITGIGGTGVVTVSAVLATAAVIDGLTARTVDMTGLAQKGGAVVSDVKLSATPLAQAAKVGKGEADLYLCADGLVGAEAKNLVAASPARSVAVLSTAKVPTGAMVKDTKVTYPHLDDIGSRIGEATKRLVQLNPVALTEELFGDSNTANMLLVGAAYQTGALPISAAAIEEAITLNGVAVDRNLQSFRRGRQAVASPEALQATLAAMRPEEKPQPTHTLEDIVNLRVLELTEYQDSDYARLYAKRVEAVRLAEERADFGTTFLAEAVARNLYKLMAYKDEYEVARLATDPTVANDIEADFGPDARITIKLHPPVLRSLGMNRKINFGPWARPILRGLAQGKRLRGTRFDLFGLTEERRIERELIEEYNTFVDYLPGRISDGVDLDWITRATAAAALPDMVRGFGELKLKNVAAYREEMAKALAEL, from the coding sequence ATGACCACCGTAATCGAACCAACCAAGATGACCCTTGAGGACCGCTACACCAAAGAGGAAGGGACCGTCCTCCTCGGCGGCATCCAGGCGCTATCCCGCATGGTGCGCGATCGAGCAGCCCTAGACCGTCGCCTCGGGCTCAAAACAGCGTCCTTCATCTCCGGCTACGAAGGGTCCCCACTCGCCGGGTACGACCTTGAACTCGCTGGCAAGGCAAAGAAATTCCTCCAGCCTTACGACGTCATCCACCAACCAGCCCTCAACGAAGAGCTCGGCGCAACCGCCGTCATGGGCTCCCAGATCGCCCAGGTGGCCAAGCCCCTCGACGGCGTAGTCGGCTACTGGTACGGCAAAGCCCCCGGCTTAGACCGCGCCTCCGACGCACTGCGCCACGCGAACATGATCGGCACCAGCACAACCGGCGGAGCCGTTGCGATCGTCGGTGACGACCCCGGTGCGAAGTCCTCCACCGTTCCGTGCGCATCCGAGATGGAGCTCGCAGACCTGTACATGCCGATCCTGTATCCGGCCGACTCCCAAGACATTCTGGACCTAGGGATTCATGCCGCACTGATGTCCCGCACTTCCGGTTTGTGGACCTCCCTAAAGATTTCCGCGCACGTGGCGGATGGTTCCTCCACGGCCTACGTCCACCCAGACCGCATCCAGCCGATTCTCGATGACAGCCCGCACGTTCCTAGCGGACATCTGCTCGGCAAGACGCTGATGGATCTGGAGGAAAGCCAGCTGACCATCCGACTGCCACGCGCCACCGAATATGCGCGCGCCAATCGCCTGAACCAAATCCGGGTTAGGACTGGCGATGACCGCATTGGCATTGTTGCCGCAGGTAAGACCTATCTTGATGTCTGTTCCGCGCTGCAGCGCTTCGGCCTCACAGAGCACGATCTGAACAGGCTCGGTATTCGTCTGCTGAAGCTGGGCATGGTGTATCCAATGGAGCGCGAGACGCTCTATAACTTCATCGAGGGCTTGGATGAGGTGATCGTGGTTGAGGAGAAGCGCGACTTCATTGAAACCATGATCCGTGAGATCCTCTACGATTACCCGCACACTCCGGTGATCCGCGGCAAGTCCAACGAAGACGGTTCCACGCTCTTCTCCCGCTTTGGTGAGCTCGATATTGATTCCGTCACCCAGGGTTTGGCCTACCGCTTGGGCAAGGTGCACGGCGTAGAGGCGGCGCAGCGCTGGTTGGAGAAGCAACGCCCGAAACCGACGCGGATTCAACTGCCACTCGCGCAGCGCACGCCATACTTCTGCTCTGGTTGTCCACACAATTCCTCCACCAAGGTGGCGGAAGATTCCCTGGTTGGGGCAGGTATCGGCTGTCACGCGATGGTGTTGTTGCAACCGGAGGCCCAGGTAGGCAATGTTATTGGCGTGACCCAGATGGGTGGCGAAGGTGCTCAGTGGATCGGCATGGCGCCATTCGTGAAGGAAAAGCACTTCGTACAAAACTTGGGTGACGGCACCTTCGATCACTCTGGTTCCCTGGCGGTCCGTGCGGCTGTGGCCGCGGGCGTGAATATCACCTACAAGCTGCTGTTTAACGGCACCGTCGCTATGACGGGTGGCCAGGATCCGGTCGGTGGCAAGTCCCTCGCAGAAACGCTCCGCGTGCTGCAGGCGGAAAAGGTAGCGCGCATTGTGGTCACCACCGACGACGTGCGCACCACCCGCAAGCAGGTTCCCGCGGGCGTCGAGGTGCGCCACCGCAACCAGCTTATCGACGTCCAGAAGGAGCTCGCACAAGTCCCCGGCGTGACCGTGTTAGTGCATGATCAGCACTGCGCCGCCGAGAAGCGCCGTAAGCGCAAGCGTGGCGAGTTCCCAACCCCTAAGCAGCGCGTGGTGATTAACGAGCGCATCTGTGAGGGATGTGGTGACTGTGGCGACAAATCCAACTGTTTGTCCGTTCATCCGGTGGACACTGAGTTTGGCCGCAAGACCCGAATTGACCAGTCCACCTGCAACCTGGATTTCTCCTGCATTGAGGGTGATTGCCCATCCTTCATGACGGTCTCCATCCCGGATGCTGGCGAGCGGAAGCAGGGCCTGAACACGGTCAAGAAGTTCAGCGCACCAGATCTGGAAGCCGCCGAGCTGCCTGAGCCTGTGCGTCAGGTTGACTTGGCCGCCACCCCAAGTTTCGGCATGCGCATCACGGGTATTGGAGGAACGGGCGTCGTCACGGTGTCTGCCGTGCTTGCCACGGCCGCGGTGATCGACGGCCTGACCGCCCGCACCGTCGATATGACCGGCCTTGCGCAGAAGGGCGGCGCCGTGGTCTCCGACGTCAAACTCTCCGCCACCCCGCTCGCCCAGGCCGCCAAGGTGGGCAAGGGCGAGGCAGACCTGTATCTGTGTGCGGATGGCCTCGTCGGCGCCGAAGCGAAAAACCTCGTGGCCGCATCACCTGCACGTTCGGTAGCTGTGCTGTCCACCGCGAAGGTTCCTACCGGAGCCATGGTGAAGGACACCAAGGTCACCTACCCTCACCTGGATGACATCGGCTCCCGTATCGGCGAAGCAACTAAGCGCCTGGTGCAACTCAACCCCGTAGCGCTCACCGAGGAACTGTTCGGCGACTCGAACACCGCAAACATGCTGCTCGTCGGCGCTGCTTACCAGACCGGTGCGCTCCCGATCTCGGCAGCTGCGATCGAGGAGGCGATCACGCTCAACGGCGTGGCAGTGGACCGCAACCTGCAGTCTTTCCGACGAGGCCGCCAGGCAGTCGCGAGCCCTGAGGCACTCCAAGCCACCCTGGCAGCAATGCGCCCAGAGGAAAAGCCACAGCCAACCCACACCCTTGAAGACATCGTGAACCTGCGTGTCCTGGAGCTCACCGAATACCAGGATTCCGACTACGCGCGGCTGTACGCTAAGCGCGTCGAGGCCGTACGACTCGCGGAGGAACGCGCCGACTTCGGCACCACTTTCCTCGCCGAGGCTGTCGCCCGTAACCTCTACAAGCTCATGGCGTACAAGGACGAATACGAGGTTGCGCGCCTGGCCACCGACCCAACCGTGGCAAACGACATCGAAGCCGACTTCGGCCCAGATGCCCGCATCACCATCAAACTGCATCCGCCGGTGCTGCGTTCCCTGGGGATGAACCGCAAGATCAACTTCGGCCCCTGGGCACGCCCCATCCTGCGAGGCCTAGCACAGGGCAAACGCCTCCGCGGTACCCGATTCGACCTCTTCGGACTCACCGAAGAACGCCGCATCGAACGGGAGCTAATCGAGGAATACAACACCTTTGTCGACTACCTGCCAGGCCGCATCTCCGACGGCGTGGACCTAGACTGGATCACCCGCGCCACCGCAGCCGCTGCGCTGCCGGACATGGTCCGTGGCTTCGGCGAACTCAAGCTGAAGAACGTGGCCGCCTACCGAGAGGAAATGGCAAAAGCACTCGCTGAGCTGTAG
- a CDS encoding DUF418 domain-containing protein, with protein sequence MSKHAMSNSLERATTSSGARRLMSLDVVRGLAVCGILFANVATIMGLHVPWHNAQPGSSYNFLHLFFQERFFPIFSLLFGVGFGILWQSVQKRSEHPRVVLLRRFLFLLLLGAVHQVLQTGEALFPYAIGGLVCLLPTTFLPERYRAPFSLGIGVVATVVGGMAGGMLLIPGLFWLGFGLALSDVPRKFEESTKPALMLLIGGLVVAIPGIALQLTHLDTAGFSPISAYAGLGQAAVYIALVGLAMHTPLRSGLVAFLAPLGRMALTAYVSATVVGVLIAIPFFAPLSALLKSDPIRLTDAQMFMVWGGCVVFLIIQSLVARVWLAKFGQGPLEKLWRTVTWWGKH encoded by the coding sequence ATGTCAAAACACGCTATGTCTAACTCACTGGAACGAGCCACCACCTCCTCTGGTGCCCGTCGCCTGATGAGCCTTGACGTTGTTCGAGGCTTAGCAGTTTGCGGCATTTTGTTCGCAAACGTTGCCACGATTATGGGTCTGCACGTGCCATGGCATAATGCCCAGCCAGGAAGCTCCTACAACTTCCTGCATCTTTTCTTCCAGGAGCGCTTCTTCCCAATCTTCTCCCTGCTGTTCGGAGTGGGCTTCGGCATCCTGTGGCAGTCCGTGCAAAAGCGCAGTGAACACCCGCGCGTGGTGCTGCTGCGTCGCTTCCTGTTCCTGCTGCTTCTGGGCGCCGTGCACCAGGTTCTGCAAACCGGTGAAGCATTGTTCCCATATGCAATCGGTGGTTTGGTCTGCTTGCTGCCCACAACGTTCCTGCCGGAGCGTTATCGAGCACCGTTTTCCCTCGGTATCGGAGTTGTTGCAACAGTGGTCGGTGGCATGGCTGGTGGCATGCTGCTCATTCCAGGGCTGTTTTGGTTGGGATTTGGCCTGGCGCTCAGCGATGTTCCGCGTAAGTTTGAAGAATCCACCAAACCAGCACTGATGCTGCTGATCGGCGGACTTGTCGTCGCTATCCCCGGCATTGCGCTGCAGCTTACTCACCTTGACACCGCCGGTTTTAGCCCCATCAGCGCCTATGCCGGTCTGGGACAGGCGGCTGTCTACATCGCACTGGTGGGACTGGCGATGCACACCCCGCTGCGCAGCGGTTTGGTAGCGTTTCTCGCTCCGCTGGGGCGCATGGCGTTGACCGCTTACGTGTCCGCCACCGTGGTGGGTGTGCTCATCGCAATCCCATTCTTCGCTCCACTCAGCGCCTTACTCAAGAGTGATCCCATCCGGCTCACCGACGCCCAAATGTTTATGGTGTGGGGCGGCTGCGTGGTGTTCCTCATCATCCAGTCCCTGGTGGCCCGCGTATGGCTCGCCAAGTTCGGCCAAGGCCCACTGGAAAAGCTCTGGCGCACGGTTACTTGGTGGGGGAAGCACTAG